Proteins encoded by one window of Epinephelus moara isolate mb chromosome 18, YSFRI_EMoa_1.0, whole genome shotgun sequence:
- the prr36b gene encoding protein piccolo: MKPDGVATAALEPMETLESNPVNEAAPAAGLEPNEAASPAEEEMPQQPAGETGQEEPQPDQAKETPADKPSNKTSGDSKAKAANKTTTKTKPGATSATKTTSGSRPNASQSRLSNGVSKPQTNGVAKKTAPAAAKKTTPTPAPSKKPTAPAAAPASKSKVGEKKATGPAPATNGAKSMTGTTAAKKTPSTTTANGVKTSTTAAAAKKPPASKTASATPTKPSSTASPKPPVSKTTRPSTGAAASPRPATGSTRPPTTSTTKSSPATAKTATPKTPSSTTAKPAASKLTSTTPSGGKPPASQTSRNTTPVKKDVTKTATSASKKPESPLTRPSSTTKPAKPETPKTASKSDITAKKPAASKAADTKTPNRSKAESKPTPSKDASKTPASKTAAAKTSTPKKTVGSSTPTPVKRGAKAAEKEPEKEIAAAVAAAAAIATAAAAIAGSEEPEAAVEPSAADAPELTPSQNEAVQEKTSDITPEPVCAPVLEPLREPTPEPVREPTPEPVREPTPEPIREPTPEPVREPTPEPIREPTPEPVREPTPEPIREPTPEPIRELTPEPEREPSPEPLPEPLSVSAEADVRAEPVQEAAPSVQPSAQLDLFKFEESTNDSVPSLGTTVMSPPSSPTGPVSPVREPQNASSLLDMQSDPWDRNQALSDFAPQSLVQTEEEKENEEAQETREEEEEEEEEEEEEDKENLFMPTSIAASAGAFSMTPQPHLLGVSPMDDFTSRDLMSPHEKEEAVEKADEEINEDDDEEEEDEDEEQRRLGHQPSSLVTDMSTSQPSEEFQVRSSAFGGSAGWHGDDQLSGMDSEDVSSCTSSRQQGVSDLSSTQHTAILEGTQSSDALVDSSLRGSEGDGNLMGSPNVETLANEEEEDEDEEDERVDDMDLSSERVEEHHKAFHQQEHDEDEDEDVEMHSEGVTESCGNVDEDDFNEEERLDNLNRSGPPPCVPPTSSWGQTNPFCDTWAQPASLLSVSSPSPVSDHGAAESETPILSPAQARLDSSAPSFAPESEQEPQQHHEEMKGSADEEAHALFAAPAVGTSQPGTLGGTAHSSSETSTPEELRDYDSSSGVESRSDKQQTPVPASVQPDMEQDLGIHLEKGDGEEEEAETLPADEVLGTGPPTAPASAPSSPSTSGDEASDTEGEMQINDPDAPVMMDESAGFESPPPTCNLPALEEDEEAGDTPAGEGEEDGGGTTPQSANSVASYGFDCTTSNSNAHSMAESCGKSPGIFSLENEEQLPEEAKDPSLIKELTLPSAAAAAQADDLFGRPVDLMPLGHPGVNQPGSLDEHHYMLGGKLAADHLEDVDPLEPSHHLGAEDSEEAGDSQPPYYSTICDKTDSFLAGNV; this comes from the exons ATGAAGCCGGATGGGGTTGCCACGGCGGCGCTGGAGCCAATGGAAACATTGGAATCCAACCCAGTAAATGAGGCAGCACCAGCCGCGGGACTGGAGCCCAACGAGGCAGCCAGTCCGGCGGAGGAGGAGATGCCACAGCAACCTGCAGGAGAAACAGGCCAGGAGGAACCCCAGCCAGACCAGGCCAAGGAAACTCCAGCTGATAAGCCCAGCAATAAGACTTCAGGAGACTCCAAAGCCAAGGCTGCCAACAAGACCACAACCAAGACGAAACCTGGCGCCACCAGCGCAACCAAGACCACATCTGGGTCACGGCCCAACGCATCCCAGAGCCGCCTGTCGAATGGCGTGTCTAAGCCCCAGACCAATGGAGTGGCTAAGAAGACAGCACCTGCTGCGGCCAAAAAGACCACCCCTACCCCAGCTCCCTCCAAAAAACCAACAGCTCCGGCCGCAGCCCCAGCCTCCAAGAGCAAAGTGGGTGAGAAGAAAGCCACAGGGCCTGCCCCTGCCACCAATGGCGCAAAGTCGATGACCGGAACGACAGCAGCCAAAAAGACACCATCCACAACAACTGCTAATGGTGTCAAAACCAGCaccactgcagctgctgctaaaAAGCCCCCAG CTTCCAAGACTGCGTCTGCAACTCCCACCAAGCCTAGCTCTACTGCCTCACCCAAGCCCCCTGTTTCCAAGACAACCAG GCCTTCAACTGGCGCGGCAGCATCACCTCGTCCTGCCACAGGCTCAACCCGGCCACCCACTACCAGCACAACCAAGAGCTCCCCAGCTACAGCCAAAACTGCCACCCCTAAAAccccctcctccaccactgccAAGCCTGCTGCCTCCAAACTAACCTCCACTACCCCCTCTGGTGGCAAACCTCCAGCATCACAAACATCCAGGAACACAACCCCTGTGAAAAAag ATGTTACCAAAACAGCCACTTCAGCATCCAAAAAGCCTGAGTCCCCCCTCACTCGCCCCTCCTCTACAACAAAGCCGGCAAAACCTGAGACCCCCAAAACCGCCTCAAAATCAGACATCACCGCCAAAAAGCCTGCTGCCAGTAAAGctgcagacacaaagacacCCAACCGCTCCAAAGCAGAAAGTAAGCCCACACCTAGCAAGGATGCTTCCAAGACCCCTGCATCCAAAACCGCTGCAGCCAAGACCTCCACCCCCAAGAAAACGGTGGGCAGCAGCACCCCAACTCCAGTGAAACGTGGCGCCAAAGCTGCAGAAAAGGAACCTGAAAAGGAAATAGCCGctgctgtagctgctgctgcagctatcGCTACGGCGGCAGCTGCCATCGCCGGGTCGGAGGAACCAGAAGCAGCTGTGGAGCCGTCTGCTGCAGACGCACCGGAACTGACGCCCAGCCAGAACGAAGCAGTGCAAGAAAAAACTTCAGACATCACACCAGAACCAGTGTGTGCACCAGTGTTAGAACCACTGCGAGAACCAACACCAGAGCCAGTACGGGAACCAACACCAGAACCTGTAAGGGAGCCGACACCAGAACCTATACGAGAACCGACACCAGAACCTGTAAGGGAACCGACACCAGAACCTATACGAGAACCGACACCAGAACCTGTAAGGGAACCGACACCAGAACCAATACGAGAACCGACACCAGAACCCATACGAGAACTGACACCGGAACCTGAACGAGAACCATCTCCCGAGCCCCTCCCAGAACCCCTGTCTGTATCAGCAGAGGCAGATGTAAGAGCTGAACCAGTCCAGGAAGCAGCCCCCAGTGTTCAGCCATCAGCTCAGCTGGACCTCTTCAAATTCGAAGAGTCTACCAACGACTCAGTTCCCTCCCTGGGAACCACTGTCATGTCTCCTCCTAGTTCCCCAACAGGTCCTGTTTCTCCTGTCAGAGAGCCGCAGAACGCCTCCTCTCTGCTCGACATGCAGTCTGACCCCTGGGACAGGAACCAGGCTCTATCTGACTTTGCTCCTCAGAGTTTAGTCCAGACagaagaggaaaaggagaaTGAAGAGGCACAGGAGacaagggaggaggaagaggaggaggaggaggaggaggaggaggaagacaaggAGAACCTGTTCATGCCTACCTCCATAGCTGCATCTGCAGGGGCCTTCAGCATGACGCCACAACCTCACTTGTTGGGTGTCTCGCCCATGGATGATTTCACCTCCAGGGACCTGATGTCCCCTcatgaaaaggaggaggcaGTGGAAAAGGCTGATGAGGAGAtaaatgaggatgatgatgaagaggaggaggatgaagatgaggaaCAGAGGAGACTAGGCCACCAGCCTTCATCCTTGGTCACTGACATGAGCACATCTCAGCCCTCTGAGGAGTTCCAGGTGAGGTCCTCGGCCTTCGGTGGCTCCGCAGGGTGGCACGGTGACGACCAGCTGTCTGGGATGGACTCTGAGGACGTGAGCAGCTGCACCAGCAGTCGGCAGCAGGGAGTCTCCGACCTCAGCAGCACCCAGCACACCGCAATACTGGAGGGCACCCAGAGCTCAGATGCCCTGGTCGACTCAAGCCTCCGCGGCTCTGAAGGAGATGGTAATCTGATGGGTTCTCCCAATGTGGAAACCCTGGccaatgaggaggaggaagacgaggatgaagaggatgagCGGGTGGATGATATGGACCTGAGTTCAGAGAGAGTAGAGGAGCATCACAAAGCTTTCCACCAGCAGGAGcatgatgaagatgaggatgaggatgtaGAGATGCACAGTGAAGGAGTGACAGAGAGCTGTGGGAATGTAGACGAAGATGACTTTAATGAGGAGGAGCGTTTAGATAACCTAAATCGCTCTGGTCCTCCTCCTTGCGTCCCTCCTACCTCCTCCTGGGGCCAGACCAACCCCTTCTGTGATACCTGGGCTCAACCAgcatctctgctctctgtctcctcccccAGCCCTGTTTCTGACCACGGTGCTGCTGAATCTGAAACACCCATCCTGTCTCCAGCCCAGGCCCGTTTGGACAGCAGCGCTCCTTCCTTTGCTCCTGAGTCAGAGCAGGAGCCCCAGCAGCACCACGAGGAGATGAAGGGCTCAGCAGACGAGGAGGCTCATGCCCTATTTGCTGCCCCAGCTGTGGGCACATCCCAGCCCGGCACTCTGGGCGGCACAGCTCATAGCAGCAGCGAGACGAGCACACCAGAGGAGCTCCGTGACTACGACAGCAGCTCTGGGGTGGAGTCCCGTTCTGACAAACAGCAGACCCCAGTGCCTGCTTCAGTCCAGCCTGACATGGAGCAGGACCTGGGTATTCACTTGGAGAAAGgcgatggagaggaggaggaggctgagacACTCCCTGCCGACGAGGTCCTTGGAACAGGACCCCCAACCGCTCCTGCATCCGCCCCGTCCTCCCCATCCACCTCAGGAGACGAGGCAAGCGACACAGAGGGCGAGATGCAAATCAACGACCCTGATGCGCCAGTCATGATGGACGAGAGCGCCGGTTTTGAAAGCCCTCCTCCCACCTGTAATCTGCCAGCTcttgaggaggatgaggaggcgGGGGACACACCAGCCGGAGAAGGCGAAGAGGACGGAGGTGGAACCACCCCTCAGTCAGCCAACTCTGTGGCATCTTACGGCTTCGACTGCACCACATCCAACTCCAACGCCCACTCCATGGCTGAGAGCTGCGGAAAGAGCCCAGGGATCTTCTCCTTGGAGAATGAGGAGCAGCTGCCAGAGGAGGCCAAGGACCCCTCCCTCATCAAGGAGCTCACCCTGCCGTCAGCTGCTGCCGCCGCCCAGGCAGACGACCTGTTCGGCAGACCCGTGGACCTGATGCCTTTGGGCCACCCGGGAGTCAACCAGCCTGGCAGTCTAGATGAGCACCACTACATGCTGGGGGGAAAGCTTGCAGCAGACCACCTGGAGGACGTCGACCCGCTGGAGCCCAGTCACCACCTCGGGGCGGAGGATTCCGAAGAAGCCGGCGACAGCCAGCCGCCGTACTACTCCACCATATGTGATAAGACTGATAGTTTTCTGGCAGGTAATGTATAA